aaacctttccctgaatagctttccagtattcacTTTCCACGTTAATAagcttaataaaaataaaacaaattccgtTTATTAAATATTCGAATTTTTTTACAATGGTTTCAGAAATATATCTTTTagtgaaacatcaaataaaatataattttaagcgccaatttttgtaaagaAATGCTCTGtgttatctcaaaaaacgtattgcatatttgcaaaaataaccgtgTGATGATACGgttgttttattgtaaatgtaCACATATACAATTATATGTCATTTTATATGAATGTTTCTGTGCCATGTACAGTGTAGGTGTGAATGTCGTGCTAGTGACGTTGATTACGATCACTTGTGCCAATTTTACATAAcatcattttacatttagtaCCTAAGTATTCATTCAGAATACTTGTGTCCAAACTAAATAAATGTAAGAAGTAGCCTTTCGAGCAAACTAATtccataaaaatgaaataattattatgcTTTCAGTGTAAAACCGAAAGCTGGCTTGACTAAATAAAAACTAGGGGAAAAtcttatatacctatataattttttaactcaAATGTTATCTAATAATCCAGTTAGTTTTATACATATCAATTTTCTTCTCTGAAGCAATCATTTTTCTACACTTAGTttgctaaaaattatttaatatatttttatcacaGAAGATAATTATAACATGTAGTCTGACATTCATGCGGTATGCTGATGGCTTGCAAGTATAGCGGTAATTAAAAAATGGTTCTAAAGATAGATAGAATACGATAACGCTATGTTCTGTTAATTATTTATGCACTTGagaagattgattaattttttttccatggacatacgccatttgtTGGTTTTCAATGTATGTCATGGAGAAACCACAAGAACGAGCAAGAAGGATGAATACACAAGCAcacagaaagaaaagaaaaaaaaaatcaaaatcagtCGATTCAAAATGTTAAATGAATACACAGTACAGAGAAACTTGGggaaaaataattagaaaaaaaaaattatcaaggcACAAACGAACCCAGGGTGCTGACAACGAGGAGAGAGTTGTGTGTGAcatccaatatatatataaatatatatatatataagttcctAATTATCAAAATATATGTATAGTTGAGTTCCATCCTTTCcatagattttttatttatttgcgacGACTGAGTCAGTTATTGTGTTATAATGGGTATTTATTTcgaaattggtgcataattttatatcctaactgatgtttcattcaagcataattttttttaaacatggaaatgttaatagaatattttatatttaagctTTATTTTGTGTTCAATTAGTACTGAGaacctattcagggaacggtttacaaataacttttactattggCGGTACTAGGACAACAACAAAGCATGAATGGACGAGAAGAATCAGATCCCAGAATTACTAGGAACACTATTTTGGagggatacagttgttttcatacgaatgtacaaatttacaaatttctgtaaCTTTACGTGAATATTTCGGTTCCCTTTTACAAAAACCAATTTACAATGCAGTATGGTGCAAGTTGGTCTCTTGGTTTGAAGAAGTTTGGTGAATTGATGTTTGTCGCTATATTGGGCCTTAAATTGGTGTATAAAACGTATCGGTAGTACCTTCCTGTGAGGCAAATGTACTAGATGAAAAATATCTCCCTTTATGCCTCGTGGTTTAGAAACAAATGGTGGACGAACTGGTGCATAGTTATGTTTGGCTGTGACCTCAGGATCTCACGAAATTTTTTCAATCAGGATGACTACACCGGGGTTAGAAAACAATCCACTCTAACGTGAACCTAGTATATTACCACTGTGCTTACTTATTCCGTTTGAATAATCTACCATCTTATTTTTCAAGTAGTCTATATTTTTacactcttatttatttttcagtaccTGCTATGTTTCAATTCTCGACTCAGTGGCCAAGTACTACCAGGAGGTtcaaggagaaggggggggggggggggagtaggaatcgaaagatgccatcttggtttcaattgtttttacgccataaaaatttctttattttttaaatttcaaaattgggTTTCGTTAAAGCATAGTGTATAATTAGCCTAAGTGCAAGGCTTGAAGCTAAGTAGCTGCTATGAATAGTTTCCCCTTGGAAGTAATTggtgtttagtattttatttatttattttctgtatgaCTACAGCTTAACAATGcacaattttcaatattaaaagattaaaaaatgactaaggcCTAAAAAGTGTTGAAAAATATGGCATTTTTGGTTTATATCTCCCCCCTTAAACCAACTAGGTGATAAGAGGGCTATGGTTCTGTTCCCCCATGtgagcaggttttttttttgtcaatttacaCACTGACCAGATTAATTTTAGTATGTGAGTTTATGTGTTAGTTTCATTAATTAAGGCCATCGGAATAAAATTCGGAGACACTTTAAAAATCATGTTAACCTCCCTTCCAtactaaaaataaacataatgtcaTGACTGGTGAGTTCTGTAGTAGTGACAATTTTTACGATGTGCTTCCGAAAGAAATAATACTATTCATTTAATATGCAGCACCTCTACCTTCTATTTGATTTTGAGCTTAACCATCCTTGGTACTGTCGACTATTGCTGCTTCcacagtattaaaattatttttaaagaaactaTCTGTAATCAAAGTAAACACATTCCGATACATTTGAAAGCTCGCTTCTTGAagcaagaaaatattttgaagtctTTCACACTAGTGCGTCTCTATTGTATGAATGCCGAATGAATTTGCTTGAAAGAAGCTGAGGAGTATAAAAAGGAGTAACAGAACCTCAATGATTGCAAAGCCCATAATTTGgtgtaatgtttaaaaaaaaaaaaaaacattttgttgcaGATTTTGATTTTGGCGATACTGGAAGCGGCAACCAGCGAGAAGTCAACGCATTTCAGTCCATTTTACTTCATAAAGGAAATAATGCAATATTTGGGTGATCCATCCGAAGTTGTCGACACTTATTCTGTCGCAGACAGGGAGCCGCCTACCGTGCCAAGTCTTCCAAACTTCACAGTTTCGCCTCAGGGTTTGACCACAGCCGAAGACCAACAGCCGCACAGCAGTTTCGAACCTGTGCAAAACGAGAGCGAGTTGTCCTTGAAGCTCGTCTCGGACTTTCTCGAGACGTCCGCTCCAAGTCCAAAAACCACAACTTCGCCCTCGCCCGAAAGTCACTCAAATTTCCTGACATCCCACGAGCAAGATTCAAAATCGGAGTCGGTTCCAGACCTTCATCTGATACCTGGTCCGCCGTACTCGAGTCAAGAATCGTCCGTGGCGCCCGCAACGACAGCAACGACAGCAACGACTCCGAAAACCCAAAGACAGACGCATGACCTGGCCCGAGTCCACGACTTCTACAAGCCATCGCCCGACACGCAGATGTCGGTAATAATACGCCAAGTCGGCGAGCTGAACAGCGTCGTGAACTACACAGATCGAGGGAAGGACGAAGTCTTGGCTGCGTTCACGTCCCGGCCAACGTACCACCCGGACCCTTCATGGACTTACAGGCCCCAGGCTTCGGAAGAGCAGACAACCACAATGCCGGCATCCAGCCACATACCATCGTCCACACCCCAGCAGTCGCACCACGAAAGTTCTCCTGACGAGAAAGAAGCGTCACATGATCCACCAGCATGGAAAAAAACGGAAAGTTCTACCCCAAAATCATCCGATGGAAAGGTCTCTCCCGTTTCCCCCGCTTCGTTTGGTAACTTCGCGAACTAACGTGAataattttcccgaatttccccGCGAGACTGTCCCTTCTCGGGAATCTTCTACCGTGCCTATTACCACAAGCACTTCCAAAGACAGTGGCCTCAGGACTTTGCACGGCACGCCCCTTCCAAAATCACGCGAGCCGACCCACGCTCTCCAGACCTCTTCCAGCAACGTCCCGGGCGTGGTCTACGCCGAGATGCCCGCGCCCGGTTCCGGCAGAGCAAGAGGCGAAACTTTGGAGTCGTCCGAGAACAGGGAAGCAGCGTATCATCTGTCCGGGAAGCGCGGCGGCGGTTCGTCCGGGAAGGACCTCGCGTCGTCCGAACGTTCGCGCTTCGCCTCCGGGAGTCCGTCGGCGAGGCTCGACGGCCACCAAGGAAGCTCTCGGGGTCGTCCACCTCCGGTAGGTCAGTTCCAGCCCGAGTACTTGCAGAGGGCGCCGCAGCCCCCGGCAGAGAAGACCCAGCGGCGGCGACCCGCGCACGTCCGGGACTGGACGGCCGACGTCGCGTCCTCGCAGGAGGCTGCTCTTCCTCCCGTCCCGGGCATGTCTCCCCCGGGTCTGCAGGTGTACGGCTTCCCCCCTCACCAGGGCCTGCAGTACTTCGACCCCAGGTCGCAGCAGCAGGTCGCCGAGTACGAGGGCGTGCCCTACTACTTCGGCCAGAAAGACGCCAACTCCTACCGCACGTGCCAGCGACTGGGGCAGTACTACCCCTTCCTCCCGATGCAGCCGGCGCCACCTCTGTAAACGAGACGCGTGATCTCCTCGTCGCGGGTTCCATTTCCTGATAGGTTAAGAAACCAAAACACGTTCACCTTCGTTCTGCTTTTGGGATCGGCTCGCAGTTTACCTGATGGAGGACTCTTGAGCCGGTTGAAAATCCTCAGCATATGAAGTATCGGATCGCAGACaatccagttaacaggtgtcgcgagtcagtagccaatgggcatTTGGCGTTTGCCCGAGTGAGTAGAAGATTATTTAAGTCCAGCCCAGAAGTTACTGAAACCGCAAATTTCTGAACCTCGCCATTATacagtttcaaatattttgataccgctaaAGTTTccgtgttattttttattttatttttttgtttgacatgacacaggacttagctttggctaaaTTGTTGAAATCAATACTTGTAAAATTGTGAGATtttcatgatagttgtagtcgcccaagtgaaataataagttatttcctcacataatagagcctgttggtaaatgTGTGGTTGCAGCAAGGTAAATAATATCTGGGATATATAATTTATCTACAGATATGccagaaattgaaaaaaaaaatagctcgaaattagaattataacaaaaatatggaaaaattcaAGATTGTGGGGCCTAATTTGCCGTGTGAACTGTGCTGCAAATTTTGTTTCTCCAGTTTCTTCGTTTTTACTCGTGATtctaaataaattcatattttactacaattgattgcatgaaaatatttttatcagttgtATAAGAGTTttcttaatgttttttaaaaccttaaatgCTAATTTTTATTCCAATTATAGCATGAATTGAAAGAATGGAATAGCGTGGTTTACAGTTTTGAACTAATCGATTGTACGTAGATCTCTTTatgctaaataaataacaatttgaTTTTTCCAAAGCACTAAAAAAACTCAACATTTAGGATTTTAAGACCAccacatttttttacattaatgaaatatatccTAAAAATTAAGAGTTTTGCTGCTAAAGCTATATAAATCGCTCCTTGGCTTTAAAGTTTATGAAAACTAGTAAATAAACACTTACTATTTTgataaaatcttttaaataatttattataattaaataataaatttatttattatcatgAGCAAAAATACCAAATTTTAGAAGCAAAATTATTTACGATACTACCCCTTACATGGTAAAAGCCATGAAAATGATGCGGTTTGTGTACTTTTGAGTGACGAAAGTTCCTGAgtgatttattattactgaaacaCAAAGAATAAGGACTTAAATagatttaaacttaatttatgcactataaatatatatttatactgtcaAATCGATTTTATACgatttttcttctcttttaaatgtcTCGTTTGATCATGTTGAgtgatatttatatataaataatatataatttatttttatttatttatttatttgattttcggaAATTTTGCATTtgaaacagtgcaaaactacaatggcgtatataaaaaaaaactgcattaaatccaaattctccattgcatgaaCTATTTAAAGAACATATGGTGCCCTTGATGAAGTACTACAGGAACGTGTTTTTCCAAATTTCACATTCAAATTTTACTTCACATAACATAATGTTTTCAGacaaattttatacaattttcaGTAGATGACAAAGATGTCTTTACAACTGTTATGCTCTATggtgtacatctggcaacagggcACTCCGAAACAAGGATGGCGCTTACGGCGGAAATCGAGCGTTGGAAATGGAAAGTATGTGCCCGTTTAAAAGCACAGTGATAGGGGCTGACATACCTTTGGGCAAGTATAATGTGCTTAGGACGTGTCTGTATTCACTGGAACGTAGCACGTGCTTTCCCCGGGAAGTGACGTCACGAGGGTTGTCCTACGCAGGCGCGCAAGTAAAGGCCGGTCCACAATGGCGTGGTGCTAAATTTGTTGTCagacggacactgatcgctgattggtccacgtgaccctctgacgtcatgggtggTGTGCGGGCGATGGGCCGAATACATTGGTCAGCTtcaactttttgtcccaacctgtgtcctTTGAAGAACACTCATGATATCTGCTGTGTTCGGttcccgttaaaaaaaaaaaaaaaaaaagacaaacagaaaataacggacgATGTGGTAGGGACAGGAAGCCCAGAAGACCAAGACGAAATATTGGTTAGTGCTGTCCGTTTGCGACCGCTGTTTTTTTCAAAGGCCGGACTCACGAATTCAATATTGTCAGTgtgattataattaattattagcatTTACTTCTGCCTtaccaaataactaaatattattgaactcttaaaactttcacaagttaaattaatattcaaatctAAGTTGCATACTCATTTACAAttcatgaaaacaataaacaaaaaccattaaaaaacacACCCATTTTGGGGATATATATAATGCACTCTAGTGATTACTATAGAAATCAATGGATTCAGACATAAGACATACGACATAGCAAATGTAGACAggcagttttccgtgcgacaatgtgacgtctttcacattaggataaggatACGTAACGCCCATAGcttcggactgttgtagacggggCCTTAAACGAAATTTATTATCTACTCACGTACTTGCAAGTAAATGAATGTTGCTGTTTTGAAgatatgttttgtatgttttatatcACAGCAAACTTAAGCAATTAAAAGCCTCGTTAAATcattttcactgtattttttttttacgtgaatcaacatatgaaaaattaatttaaatgtttacagGTTTGTAGGAAGTTTCAGCAAACACATGTACATAATAGGCCTACTATATTATAATAATCGTAATTTATTAAACAAACGTATAAACACAACAATATTGACATATTACTATTTAGtgttaaaaattactattttcagCTAAATTTTGTGCtagaattgaaattatttatataaacaaaaatattatcaacaTGTTACATTCGTAGAGGGGGGGGAAAATACAAGTTCAAATGGTTCTAGTTCACCACAAAGGCAATAAAAAAAGTACGCGGGTATTAAGTACATAGCTGTGAACTTAAATTCAATCATCGCCTTAGTCTACGTAGCTGCAAGTGTATTTATTTCGGTGCTTTGTTCAGTTTAAAAAAGTTTCTCTTCAACCCAGCAACTTTTGTATCTTGCTTCTCATGAGTCAACTATAGGCAACAACTACAACAAActactttacaatttttttttaatgcgaacCACAGACTTTGGTTTGTGGTTATCCTTGTGTTAAATAATGGCATCCCATGAAATAGTTAATTAACATTGACTGTTAATACAATTGACTGAGATCAATTACTTGCAATAGTTGAGTTACCGATTGTAGGTAATTTTACACTGACGAGGTAAATAACAGCCTTATGCATATGTAAGTATGAgcggtaaaaataaaagttttgaataAATACCTTAGGAATAATTGAGTAATATGTTAATTACACCGAAGATAAAAGTGTggctgatataaaaaaaaactttaagtaaATACATAACATGACCCATGTACTGGCTTCATCTATATCAGTTACTTTGTGTATCCACGTATATTACGTTTAAATGTTCGTGTGTGAAATGTAGGAATGTTAGACATGcagttgaaaaattatgaatgttaGTTTTCTACAGTCTAGTGGAAAATGAACATTAGCTGCAGTAAACATTTCAATTACTAGTGTAACGTTTCCAACAGAATCTTTCTCGTTCCAGTTTCTCTTCCGGTTTATATCTGATAAACGATATGCGTGGTATGCGGTATCTGCACTCGTGATAGGTCAGTCAAGCTAATATGTGCATACAGACATTCCTGCTGTTGGACAGCGGCAAACGCAGCTGATATGCTTATGACATATAT
The window above is part of the Bacillus rossius redtenbacheri isolate Brsri chromosome 13, Brsri_v3, whole genome shotgun sequence genome. Proteins encoded here:
- the LOC134538349 gene encoding uncharacterized protein LOC134538349, with amino-acid sequence MIHQHGKKRKVLPQNHPMERSLPFPPLRLVTSRTNVNNFPEFPRETVPSRESSTVPITTSTSKDSGLRTLHGTPLPKSREPTHALQTSSSNVPGVVYAEMPAPGSGRARGETLESSENREAAYHLSGKRGGGSSGKDLASSERSRFASGSPSARLDGHQGSSRGRPPPVGQFQPEYLQRAPQPPAEKTQRRRPAHVRDWTADVASSQEAALPPVPGMSPPGLQVYGFPPHQGLQYFDPRSQQQVAEYEGVPYYFGQKDANSYRTCQRLGQYYPFLPMQPAPPL